A window of the Sphingomonas piscis genome harbors these coding sequences:
- the yjfF gene encoding galactofuranose ABC transporter, permease protein YjfF codes for MNFAANRTVFITLAVLLLLLGYCAAQFPFVLSTRVLGNLLTDNAFLGVIAVGMTVVIISGGIDLSVGSVLAFVGVLLGVLITQQGVDPLLAFAIVLVIGTAFGALQGAAIHLLGAPAFIVTLAGMFLLRGACFLLTEDSIPINHPLYTQLASAGVPLPGGGQLSFAAGIMLLIIVAAGVMLRRTEFGASVYGLGGDARAAELMGVRAGRATVRIYAFSGFTAAIGGILYSLYTSSAYPLAGIGLELDAIAATIIGGTLLTGGYGGVFGTLLGVLILGVIQLYITLEGTLSSWVAKIATGALLLLFIGAQRFGRAKDH; via the coding sequence ATGAACTTCGCCGCCAACCGCACCGTCTTCATCACGCTCGCCGTGCTGCTCCTGCTGCTCGGCTATTGCGCGGCGCAATTTCCGTTCGTCCTGTCGACCCGCGTGCTCGGCAACCTGCTGACCGACAATGCATTCCTGGGCGTGATTGCAGTCGGCATGACGGTGGTGATCATCTCGGGCGGCATCGACCTTTCCGTCGGCTCGGTGCTCGCCTTCGTGGGGGTTCTTCTCGGCGTCCTGATCACGCAGCAGGGGGTCGATCCCTTGCTCGCCTTTGCGATCGTGCTGGTGATCGGCACCGCCTTCGGAGCGCTCCAGGGCGCCGCCATCCACCTACTCGGCGCCCCCGCTTTCATTGTCACGCTCGCCGGCATGTTCCTCCTGCGCGGTGCCTGCTTCCTGCTGACCGAGGATTCGATCCCCATCAATCACCCCCTCTACACCCAGCTTGCCAGCGCCGGCGTGCCGCTGCCCGGCGGTGGGCAGCTCAGCTTCGCGGCCGGCATCATGCTGCTGATCATCGTCGCGGCGGGCGTGATGCTGCGCCGCACGGAGTTCGGTGCAAGCGTGTACGGCCTGGGTGGGGACGCCCGCGCGGCCGAGTTGATGGGCGTTCGCGCCGGCCGAGCCACGGTGCGCATCTACGCCTTTTCCGGCTTCACCGCGGCGATCGGCGGCATTCTTTATTCCCTCTACACCAGCTCGGCCTATCCGCTCGCCGGGATCGGGCTGGAACTCGACGCCATCGCCGCCACGATCATCGGCGGAACACTGCTAACCGGCGGCTATGGCGGGGTCTTCGGCACTTTGCTCGGCGTGCTGATTCTCGGCGTCATCCAGCTCTACATCACGCTGGAAGGCACGCTTTCCAGTTGGGTCGCCAAGATCGCCACCGGCGCATTGCTGTTGCTGTTCATCGGCGCTCAACGGTTCGGACGCGCCAAGGACCATTAA
- a CDS encoding ABC transporter permease has product MNGLLSGARRAWPQLGAMVLMLLIDWLIFPSFFSVGMVDGRLSGSLIDVLIRGTPVALLALGMAGVIATRGIDLSVGAIMAIAGAVAATSIVDGASWQVALLYALLAGVACGLWNGVLVAYFGIQPIVATLVLMVAGRGIAQLITGGQITTFNEPGFAALSSGTLLGVPAPILIVVVVAALLALLVRGTALGLMIEAIGINPRASDLVGINRKTITLSVYVISGLTAALAGAIATADIRGADANNAGLWLELDAILVVVLGGASLLGGRLSYGLTLVGAVTLQALKTGILLAGFPPQMSLVLMAIVISVLLVVQAPAMQQWLQRRALRKASA; this is encoded by the coding sequence ATGAACGGCCTGCTAAGCGGCGCACGGCGGGCTTGGCCGCAACTCGGTGCCATGGTGCTGATGCTGCTGATCGACTGGCTGATCTTCCCGTCCTTCTTCAGCGTCGGGATGGTGGACGGCCGTCTGTCGGGCAGCCTGATCGACGTTCTCATCCGCGGCACTCCGGTGGCGCTGCTCGCGCTCGGCATGGCGGGCGTGATCGCAACCCGAGGTATCGATCTCTCCGTCGGTGCGATCATGGCCATCGCCGGCGCGGTCGCCGCGACTTCCATCGTCGATGGAGCGTCATGGCAGGTAGCGCTCCTTTATGCTCTGCTTGCTGGCGTCGCTTGTGGCCTGTGGAACGGCGTCCTAGTGGCTTACTTCGGCATTCAGCCGATCGTCGCGACCCTCGTGCTGATGGTCGCGGGCCGCGGCATCGCACAGCTGATCACGGGCGGGCAGATCACCACCTTTAACGAACCGGGTTTTGCGGCACTCTCCAGCGGAACCCTGCTCGGCGTTCCCGCGCCGATCCTCATCGTGGTGGTCGTTGCTGCCCTTCTCGCCTTGCTGGTGCGCGGCACCGCGCTGGGACTGATGATCGAGGCGATCGGCATCAACCCGCGCGCCTCCGACCTTGTCGGCATCAACAGGAAGACGATCACCTTGTCCGTATACGTCATCAGCGGGCTGACCGCCGCATTGGCAGGCGCCATCGCCACCGCCGACATTCGCGGTGCCGACGCCAACAACGCCGGTCTGTGGCTTGAGCTCGACGCCATTCTGGTGGTCGTCCTTGGCGGCGCTTCCCTTCTGGGCGGACGCCTGTCGTACGGCTTGACCCTCGTCGGCGCCGTGACTCTTCAGGCGCTAAAGACCGGCATCCTGCTGGCCGGCTTTCCGCCGCAGATGAGCCTGGTGCTCATGGCCATCGTCATTTCGGTCCTGCTCGTCGTGCAGGCGCCCGCGATGCAGCAATGGCTGCAGCGACGCGCTCTGCGGAAGGCCTCGGCATGA
- a CDS encoding sugar ABC transporter ATP-binding protein, translating into MSDSAPLLDAHGITKTYPGTTALDDVHFSLQAGEVHALMGENGAGKSTLIKILTGAESRDGGTIALDGQEVALGSSAVAQKSGVWAVHQEVMVLPNLTVAENLLLGSQPRRFGLIDRKTANRIAKDTLTELGLDLDVARPLGAYPVAIRQLVAIARAVHAKARVLVLDEPTASLDAPEVERLFDLVRKLASRGTGIVFITHFLDQVYALSDRITVLRNGKSLGTFAASDLPRDKLVSMMIGKELQHAEAGEHRCEARAGAAVVRFSGTGKKGSVEPFDLALHEGEAVGAAGLLGSGRTETALLMFGIDRAEGGSVEVDGKSARLRSPRDAVRYGLAFSPEDRKTDAIFADLSIRDNVVIALQAKRGWLRKLSRREQQELADRYIAQMNIRTSDADKPIGKLSGGNQQKVLLGRWLATNPRVLILDEPTRGIDVGAHAEIVKMIENLRDNGMALYVISSELEELITYSDRISVMQDRRQVQILEGDDLTVAKIVAAIAAPVEKAAA; encoded by the coding sequence GTGAGTGACTCCGCGCCGCTGCTCGATGCGCACGGCATAACCAAGACCTATCCGGGCACTACGGCTCTCGACGACGTGCACTTCTCCCTTCAGGCGGGTGAAGTGCACGCGTTGATGGGCGAGAATGGCGCGGGCAAGTCCACGCTGATCAAGATCCTGACCGGCGCGGAGTCGCGCGACGGCGGAACGATCGCGCTGGACGGGCAGGAGGTTGCACTCGGCAGCTCGGCGGTTGCGCAAAAGTCTGGCGTCTGGGCCGTGCACCAGGAAGTGATGGTGCTGCCCAACTTAACGGTCGCGGAAAATCTCCTGCTCGGCAGCCAACCGCGACGCTTCGGTCTGATCGACCGCAAGACCGCGAACCGGATAGCCAAGGATACGCTGACCGAGCTCGGCCTCGACCTGGACGTCGCACGGCCGCTCGGCGCCTACCCGGTGGCCATCCGCCAGCTGGTCGCCATTGCCCGTGCCGTCCACGCCAAGGCGCGAGTGCTGGTACTCGACGAGCCAACGGCAAGCCTCGATGCGCCGGAGGTCGAGCGCCTGTTCGATCTCGTCCGCAAGCTCGCATCGCGCGGCACCGGGATTGTCTTCATCACTCATTTCCTCGATCAGGTGTACGCGCTCAGCGACCGGATCACCGTGCTTCGCAACGGCAAGTCGCTGGGCACCTTCGCGGCTAGCGACCTGCCGCGCGACAAGCTGGTCTCGATGATGATCGGCAAGGAATTACAGCACGCCGAAGCCGGCGAACACCGCTGCGAGGCGCGCGCTGGCGCTGCCGTGGTTCGCTTCAGCGGGACGGGGAAGAAGGGATCGGTGGAACCGTTCGATCTTGCGTTGCACGAAGGCGAAGCGGTTGGCGCCGCCGGCCTGCTCGGTTCGGGCCGAACCGAAACCGCTCTCCTCATGTTCGGCATCGACCGGGCTGAGGGCGGGAGCGTCGAGGTCGACGGCAAATCTGCCCGCCTCCGCTCCCCGCGCGATGCGGTCCGATACGGACTCGCCTTCAGCCCCGAGGACCGCAAGACCGACGCTATTTTTGCCGACCTGTCGATCCGCGACAATGTCGTGATCGCCCTTCAGGCCAAACGCGGCTGGCTCCGCAAGCTGTCGCGGCGCGAGCAGCAGGAGCTTGCCGACCGCTACATCGCGCAGATGAACATCCGCACGTCGGACGCCGACAAGCCGATCGGCAAGTTGTCGGGAGGCAATCAGCAGAAGGTGCTGCTCGGCCGCTGGCTGGCGACCAATCCCCGAGTGCTCATCCTCGACGAACCGACCCGCGGCATCGACGTCGGCGCCCATGCCGAGATCGTGAAGATGATCGAGAATCTCCGCGACAACGGCATGGCGCTTTACGTCATCTCGTCCGAGTTGGAGGAACTCATCACCTACAGCGACCGGATCAGCGTCATGCAGGATCGGCGGCAGGTGCAAATCCTGGAAGGCGATGATCTGACCGTCGCCAAGATCGTGGCGGCGATTGCCGCACCGGTAGAAAAGGCCGCGGCATGA
- the ytfQ gene encoding galactofuranose ABC transporter, galactofuranose-binding protein YtfQ, giving the protein MKRIGLAVAVAALALGGCGKQGGGNGGMTVGFAQIGSESGWRTAETNAAKASAKEKGVDLRISDAQQRQENQIKAIRAFIAQGVDGILLAPVVATGWDQVLKEAQAAKIPVVLVDRLIETSDKNLYLSAVTSDQVLEGRTAGEWLTKTVGSRDCPVIELQGTVGSSPAIARKKGFDEALAKTANVKIVRSQSGDFTRSKAKEVMESAIKAVGGNKICAVYAHNDDMMIGAIQAMKEAGLRPGKDVLTVSIDGVPDIFKAMQDGEANATVELTPDMAGPALDMLAAYKKDGKAPPKWHQTPTKLYLPDTAAAEYQRRKDLY; this is encoded by the coding sequence ATGAAGAGGATCGGACTGGCCGTTGCGGTTGCCGCGCTGGCATTGGGCGGCTGCGGAAAACAGGGCGGCGGCAATGGCGGGATGACCGTCGGCTTTGCGCAGATCGGCTCCGAGTCGGGCTGGCGCACCGCCGAGACCAACGCTGCCAAGGCCTCGGCCAAGGAGAAGGGTGTCGACCTTCGTATTTCCGATGCGCAGCAGCGTCAGGAAAACCAGATCAAGGCGATCCGCGCCTTTATCGCGCAGGGTGTCGACGGCATCCTCCTTGCTCCGGTGGTGGCGACCGGATGGGATCAGGTGCTGAAGGAAGCGCAGGCCGCCAAGATCCCGGTCGTCCTCGTCGATCGTCTGATCGAGACCTCGGACAAGAACCTCTATCTCTCGGCGGTCACCTCGGACCAGGTGCTCGAGGGCCGCACCGCCGGCGAGTGGCTGACCAAGACGGTCGGAAGCCGCGATTGCCCGGTGATCGAGCTGCAGGGAACGGTTGGCTCCAGCCCGGCCATCGCCCGCAAGAAGGGCTTCGACGAAGCACTTGCCAAGACCGCCAACGTCAAGATCGTCCGCAGCCAGTCGGGCGACTTCACCCGCTCCAAGGCCAAGGAAGTCATGGAAAGCGCGATCAAGGCGGTTGGCGGCAACAAGATTTGCGCGGTCTACGCCCACAATGACGACATGATGATTGGCGCCATTCAGGCGATGAAGGAAGCGGGACTGAGGCCCGGCAAGGACGTGCTCACCGTCTCGATCGACGGCGTGCCGGACATCTTCAAGGCAATGCAGGATGGTGAGGCGAACGCGACGGTTGAGTTGACCCCTGACATGGCAGGGCCCGCGCTCGACATGTTGGCCGCGTACAAGAAGGACGGAAAGGCGCCGCCGAAGTGGCACCAGACCCCGACCAAATTGTACCTGCCGGACACCGCCGCCGCGGAATATCAACGCCGCAAGGACCTCTACTAA
- a CDS encoding alpha-N-arabinofuranosidase, with protein sequence MKMLNMGGRIGAAATAMALILQPVAAAAQQAAPVRIDVQANRTGATIEPDIFGQFAEHLGTGIYGGVWVGKDSPIPNVRGIRTDVLQALKAIKVPNVRWPGGCFADEYHWREGIGPKRVERVNASWGGVIEPNTFGTHEFMDFVDQLGAETFLSVNVGSGTVQEAADWMEYLTTDKPTTLQKERAANGHPAPYKIKYLGLGNENWGCGGAMSNDHYVEEMKQFAHYSRNLNPDQNHAVPPVGGAQSHPNAMKRVAVGWDSGNSDYTESVMKAWKSKVWSWDIEGVSLHGYTIPNNWEKKGPSVGFGEDEYAKGIKATLAMKEWIAKQSAIMDRYDPEKKLGLYVDEWGIWVDPNPGSNPGFLQQQNTLRDAVIAALNLNIFARNADRVRGTNIAQMVNVLQAMILTDGPKMLLTPTYHVYHMYVPFQGAKVVPVSFEAGTYTHGGITLPRVDAIAARGTDGKLYLSLTNVDANKPARITAAVPGARRATGQVLTGPAVDTHNSFDNPNRIAPKPFSGRVSGGQLTFDLPAKSVAVVEVQ encoded by the coding sequence ATGAAGATGCTGAACATGGGTGGTCGGATCGGGGCGGCAGCAACCGCCATGGCGCTAATCTTGCAGCCCGTCGCCGCAGCCGCGCAGCAGGCCGCACCCGTTCGCATCGACGTGCAGGCGAACCGCACCGGAGCCACCATTGAACCCGACATCTTCGGCCAGTTCGCCGAGCATCTCGGCACTGGCATCTATGGCGGCGTGTGGGTCGGCAAGGACTCGCCCATTCCCAACGTTCGCGGAATTCGCACCGACGTGCTTCAGGCGCTGAAGGCAATCAAGGTGCCCAACGTCCGCTGGCCCGGCGGCTGCTTCGCCGACGAATACCACTGGCGTGAGGGCATCGGCCCGAAGCGTGTCGAGCGAGTCAACGCCAGCTGGGGCGGCGTGATCGAGCCGAACACCTTCGGCACCCACGAGTTCATGGACTTCGTCGACCAGCTTGGCGCCGAGACCTTCCTCTCCGTCAACGTCGGCTCGGGCACCGTCCAGGAAGCCGCCGACTGGATGGAATATCTGACGACCGACAAGCCGACGACGCTGCAAAAGGAACGTGCGGCCAACGGTCACCCGGCTCCCTACAAGATCAAATATCTCGGCCTCGGCAACGAGAATTGGGGCTGCGGCGGCGCCATGTCCAACGACCATTATGTCGAGGAGATGAAGCAGTTCGCCCACTATAGCCGCAACCTCAATCCGGACCAGAACCATGCGGTCCCGCCGGTCGGCGGGGCGCAGTCCCACCCCAACGCCATGAAGCGCGTCGCGGTCGGTTGGGACAGCGGCAACAGCGATTATACCGAAAGCGTCATGAAGGCGTGGAAATCAAAGGTGTGGAGCTGGGACATCGAGGGTGTGTCGCTGCACGGCTACACCATCCCCAACAATTGGGAGAAGAAGGGGCCTAGCGTCGGCTTCGGCGAGGACGAATATGCCAAGGGCATCAAGGCCACGCTGGCGATGAAGGAATGGATCGCCAAGCAGTCGGCGATCATGGACCGCTACGACCCTGAGAAGAAGCTTGGCCTCTATGTCGACGAATGGGGCATCTGGGTCGACCCGAACCCCGGCAGCAACCCCGGCTTCCTGCAGCAGCAGAACACGCTTCGCGATGCGGTGATCGCGGCGCTCAACCTCAACATCTTCGCCCGCAATGCGGACCGGGTCCGCGGCACCAACATCGCGCAGATGGTGAACGTGCTCCAGGCCATGATCCTGACCGATGGACCCAAGATGCTTCTGACGCCCACCTACCACGTCTATCACATGTATGTGCCGTTCCAGGGCGCGAAGGTGGTGCCGGTCAGCTTCGAGGCGGGCACCTATACCCACGGCGGGATCACCTTGCCGCGCGTCGACGCAATCGCGGCGCGCGGTACCGACGGTAAGCTTTACCTGTCGCTGACCAATGTCGACGCCAACAAGCCGGCGCGGATCACCGCCGCGGTGCCCGGCGCCCGGCGCGCGACTGGCCAGGTGCTGACCGGTCCCGCGGTCGACACCCACAACAGCTTCGATAACCCCAACCGCATCGCGCCCAAGCCGTTCAGCGGCCGGGTGTCGGGCGGACAACTGACATTTGACCTGCCGGCCAAATCGGTCGCAGTGGTCGAGGTGCAATGA
- a CDS encoding FadR/GntR family transcriptional regulator, whose translation MAAEEIKSLRIHGKLARDLGLQIVSGFYREGELLDTESDASQRLAVSRPAYREAVRILAAKGLVESRPKVGTRITPRDKWHLLDPDVLSWMFQSEPDEHLLESLFELRMIFEPEAAALAARRRTNEQLDRMRNALTAMSEHTLASDEGRAADQEFHAALLVASDNPFLRTLTSSVSAAVSWTTALKQRVRPLVRDPVPDHERVFDAIAARNADGARAAMAKLVELALFDTKTAPMPTTKANTRGAATR comes from the coding sequence GTGGCTGCCGAAGAGATCAAATCTTTGCGCATCCACGGCAAGCTCGCGCGCGACCTTGGCCTGCAGATCGTGTCCGGCTTCTACCGGGAGGGCGAACTTCTCGATACCGAGTCCGACGCGAGCCAGCGTCTGGCCGTATCACGCCCTGCCTATCGCGAGGCCGTGCGGATCCTCGCTGCAAAGGGCCTGGTCGAAAGCCGGCCAAAGGTCGGGACCAGGATCACGCCGCGCGACAAGTGGCATCTTCTCGATCCAGACGTCCTTTCGTGGATGTTTCAGTCGGAGCCCGACGAACATCTGCTGGAATCATTGTTCGAGCTTCGGATGATATTCGAACCGGAGGCGGCCGCCCTGGCCGCCCGCCGGCGCACCAATGAGCAGCTCGATCGCATGCGCAACGCGCTGACGGCGATGAGTGAGCACACGCTTGCGTCAGACGAGGGCCGCGCCGCGGATCAGGAGTTCCACGCCGCCTTGCTCGTCGCCTCCGACAATCCATTCCTTCGCACACTGACGAGCAGCGTCTCTGCAGCGGTGTCCTGGACGACGGCGCTGAAGCAACGGGTGCGTCCTTTGGTCCGCGATCCCGTGCCGGATCATGAACGCGTGTTCGATGCCATTGCCGCCCGGAACGCGGATGGAGCGCGGGCCGCCATGGCAAAGCTGGTCGAGCTGGCGCTGTTCGACACCAAAACGGCACCGATGCCGACGACCAAAGCAAACACCCGCGGAGCGGCCACGAGATGA
- a CDS encoding alpha/beta hydrolase gives MGAAALGCCLVSAPTAAQNDKMTPIAIPAQPTAITLNTGPLPDAKYQESWHSQYGSVFARNVTVATLTPFLPAAGKANGTAVVVAPGGGFRTLSMENEGWDVAKRLAEHGVAAFVLKYRLNQTPATMPEFEKSMTEMFRGVARRPPTAAGFGNLAPQIADSRAAFAMIRSRASEWKVDPNKIGMVGFSAGAMLTMATALAGEDAKPAFVGNIYGPLAAMPAGADAPPMFVALAADDPLFGKPEYGLIDTWRNGKRPVEFHLYEQGGHGFGMYPKTTTSTQWFNNFVAWMRMHGWIAANQ, from the coding sequence ATGGGTGCTGCCGCCCTGGGTTGCTGCCTGGTGTCGGCACCGACCGCTGCACAGAACGACAAGATGACGCCGATCGCTATCCCGGCGCAGCCGACCGCTATCACCCTCAACACCGGGCCGCTGCCGGATGCGAAGTACCAGGAAAGCTGGCACAGCCAATATGGCAGTGTGTTCGCCCGCAACGTGACCGTTGCAACCCTGACGCCCTTCCTTCCCGCGGCTGGCAAGGCCAACGGCACGGCGGTCGTCGTGGCGCCGGGCGGCGGTTTTCGCACCCTGTCGATGGAGAACGAAGGCTGGGACGTCGCCAAGCGGTTGGCTGAACATGGCGTCGCCGCTTTCGTGCTGAAGTACCGGCTCAACCAGACTCCGGCGACCATGCCCGAGTTCGAGAAGTCGATGACCGAGATGTTCCGCGGCGTCGCTCGCAGGCCACCGACGGCGGCCGGCTTCGGCAACCTTGCGCCCCAGATCGCCGACTCCCGCGCGGCGTTTGCTATGATCCGCAGCCGCGCAAGCGAATGGAAGGTCGATCCCAACAAGATCGGCATGGTCGGATTTTCGGCCGGGGCGATGCTGACCATGGCGACTGCACTAGCCGGTGAAGATGCCAAGCCGGCCTTCGTCGGCAACATCTACGGCCCGCTCGCCGCCATGCCGGCCGGCGCCGATGCGCCGCCCATGTTCGTCGCGCTGGCGGCTGACGATCCCCTCTTCGGCAAACCCGAATATGGGCTGATCGACACGTGGCGCAACGGCAAGCGGCCTGTTGAATTCCACCTGTACGAGCAGGGCGGTCACGGCTTCGGCATGTATCCGAAGACCACCACCAGCACCCAGTGGTTCAATAACTTCGTCGCCTGGATGCGCATGCATGGCTGGATCGCCGCCAATCAATAG
- a CDS encoding FAD-dependent oxidoreductase, with protein MSPQPFKQEHLEALKALGSERSYASGETITGVGERMDSFQLVLDGEVEVVNPFTGVRMVPSTLRAGQFLGELNFLSGGSATLPMRAAELTTLLEVPRAAMLELMSRIPEVGDHVLTVFSARRRLQVEEKRSALTVIGADRDPAVQRVASFLSRNRIPFQQFDLDEKNEDVAPICAVAQHRPSVILGTDTRLDDPTPRKVAALLGLDLEISQEQDLDLLIVGGGPAGVAAAVYAGSEGLCALVVEDTAIGGQAGTSSRIENFMGFPTGISGADLTYRGQVQAMKFGTRFVMPRRVTALNHDPRGFCVTLDDGEKLCARSVLVATGVQYRGLPVERLEEFEGAGVYYAATEMEARFCRQTEAVVIGGGNSAGQAAMFLSRAARHVHLLVRRHELASTMSHYLRDRLEADPTITIHYGSQLAEVHGDDHLRAVVIKTPDGNKRLDASALFIMIGAAPNTDWLSGMVDLDSKGYVLTGADVGARSAYETSQPGIFAVGDVRSGSTKRVASSVGEGSVVVSAIWSHIDAQRAEPAPPPERIVA; from the coding sequence ATGAGCCCGCAACCTTTCAAACAGGAACATCTGGAGGCGTTGAAGGCCCTTGGCAGCGAGCGCAGCTATGCGTCGGGTGAGACGATCACCGGCGTCGGCGAGCGGATGGATAGCTTCCAACTGGTGCTGGACGGCGAGGTTGAAGTGGTCAACCCGTTCACCGGCGTGCGCATGGTGCCGTCCACGCTGCGGGCCGGGCAGTTCCTCGGCGAGTTGAACTTTTTGAGCGGCGGTTCGGCCACTTTGCCAATGCGCGCCGCGGAGTTGACTACCCTCCTCGAAGTTCCGCGCGCCGCAATGCTCGAATTGATGTCGCGCATCCCTGAAGTGGGGGATCATGTCCTTACCGTCTTCTCGGCTCGCCGACGCTTGCAAGTAGAGGAAAAAAGAAGCGCTCTGACCGTGATCGGCGCCGATCGCGATCCTGCCGTGCAGCGGGTCGCCAGCTTCCTGTCGCGCAATCGCATTCCGTTCCAGCAGTTCGACCTGGACGAGAAGAATGAGGACGTGGCGCCGATCTGCGCGGTTGCCCAGCACCGGCCATCGGTAATCCTCGGCACCGATACAAGGCTCGACGATCCGACTCCGCGCAAGGTTGCAGCCCTGCTCGGCCTCGACCTTGAGATCAGCCAGGAGCAAGACCTCGATCTCCTGATCGTCGGTGGCGGCCCTGCCGGCGTTGCGGCGGCGGTCTACGCCGGATCGGAGGGCCTATGCGCCCTGGTGGTGGAGGACACGGCCATCGGCGGGCAGGCGGGTACCAGCAGCCGCATCGAGAACTTCATGGGCTTCCCGACCGGCATCTCGGGCGCCGACCTTACCTATCGCGGGCAGGTTCAGGCGATGAAATTCGGGACTCGGTTTGTGATGCCGCGCCGCGTAACAGCGCTCAACCATGATCCGCGAGGGTTCTGCGTCACGCTGGACGACGGCGAGAAATTATGTGCGCGATCGGTACTGGTTGCGACGGGCGTTCAATATCGCGGCCTTCCGGTCGAGCGGCTAGAAGAGTTCGAGGGCGCCGGCGTCTATTATGCCGCGACCGAGATGGAGGCGCGCTTCTGCCGACAGACCGAGGCGGTGGTAATCGGCGGCGGCAATTCGGCAGGGCAGGCTGCGATGTTCCTGTCCCGTGCCGCCCGCCACGTGCACCTGCTGGTCCGCCGACACGAATTGGCCTCGACCATGAGCCACTATCTCCGCGACCGCCTGGAAGCCGACCCGACCATTACTATCCACTACGGCTCTCAGCTTGCCGAGGTGCATGGCGACGATCACCTGCGCGCCGTCGTCATCAAGACCCCGGACGGGAACAAGAGGCTTGATGCCTCCGCCTTGTTCATCATGATCGGCGCTGCTCCCAACACCGACTGGCTGTCGGGAATGGTCGACCTGGACTCCAAGGGTTATGTGCTGACCGGCGCGGACGTCGGTGCCCGAAGCGCTTACGAGACGTCCCAGCCGGGCATCTTTGCCGTTGGCGACGTGCGGTCGGGATCCACCAAGCGGGTCGCTTCTTCGGTGGGAGAGGGATCGGTTGTGGTCAGCGCCATCTGGAGCCATATCGACGCGCAGCGCGCCGAACCGGCGCCCCCGCCCGAGCGCATCGTGGCCTAA
- a CDS encoding Dabb family protein, producing MAANKIIHQVFFWLQQPTSVEDRDALIAGLRRLAVIDGVRSLEVGVPASTEQRDVVDSSFAVSETMIFDSLEDQAAYQDHPLHHQFIDECGHLWSKVLVYDVVTQ from the coding sequence ATGGCGGCTAACAAGATCATTCACCAGGTGTTCTTCTGGCTTCAGCAGCCAACGTCGGTTGAGGATCGCGATGCGCTTATTGCCGGCTTGCGCAGGCTCGCGGTCATCGACGGCGTCCGTAGCCTGGAAGTAGGCGTACCCGCCTCGACCGAGCAGCGCGACGTGGTCGATTCCAGCTTCGCCGTGTCGGAGACGATGATCTTCGATAGCCTGGAAGATCAGGCCGCGTACCAGGACCATCCGCTCCACCATCAATTTATTGACGAATGCGGCCACCTGTGGAGCAAGGTCCTCGTCTACGACGTGGTTACGCAATGA